One Tissierellales bacterium genomic window carries:
- the nifJ gene encoding pyruvate:ferredoxin (flavodoxin) oxidoreductase, protein MAKIMKTMDGNTAAAYVAYAFTDVAAIFPITPSSPMAEYVDVWAANGQKNVFGQTVQVTEMQSEAGAAGAVHGSLAAGALTTTFTASQGLLLMVPNMYKIAGELLPGVFHVSARAIAGHALSIFGDHSDVMATRQTGFALLASGSVQEVADIGAVAHLASIKSRVPFVHFFDGFRTSHEIQKIELIDYEEYAKLTDFEAVTAFRKNALNPESPVTRGTAQNPDIFFQAKEASNPFYDGLGDIVADYLEKISKVCGREYKPFNYYGAEDAENVIIAMGSVTEAIEETVDYLMKKGEKVGLVKVHLYRPFEPKFYFDVLPSTVKRIAVLDRTKEPGSIGEPLFQDIKTMYYNEDVRPLIVGGRYGLGSKDTTPSQIKAVYDNLNAAEPKDRFTVGINDDVTNTSLEVKEEIVTAPEGTIRCKFWGLGSDGTVGANKQAIKIIGDHTDMYAQGYFSYDSKKSGGVTISHLRFGKNRITSTYLISNADFISCSKQAYVNQYNLLEGLKKGGAFLLNTIWTPEEVAEKLPASMKRYMAENDIQFYTINATKIAAEIGLGHRTNMIMQSAFFKLAEVIPMEEAVGYLKDSIKKAYGKKGDKIVNMNNEAVDKGIDALVKIDIPAEWANLTDEAVASVDAPDFIKNVVMPMNGQAGDKLPVSTFKGIEDGTFPQGTAAYEKRGIAVNVPEWQTDKCIQCNQCSFVCPHAAIRPFLLDDEEAAKAGDAPLLDAKGKGLEGLKYKIQVSTLDCTGCGNCADICPVKALEMKPLETQTEEIDRWTYMTEEVSVKDDKMTLENVKGSQFAQPLFEFSGACAGCGETPYAKVITQLYGDRMMIANATGCSSIWGGSAPATPYCKNKDGRGPAWANSLFEDNAEYGYGMFLAIKQMRARIADLLTELVGLDVPAELKAAAQEWLDTKDNGAKNKVVAETVRGLLATAVDGKAKEILAELKEKEQFLVKKSVWIFGGDGWSYDIGYGGLDHVLASNEDVNVMVFDTEVYSNTGGQSSKATPTAAVAKFAASGKKVKKKDLGLMATNYGYVYVAQVAMGANKNQFMKALIEAESYQGPSLIIAYAPCINHGLKDGMGKTQHREKQAVDAGYWHLYRYNPLLKAEGKNPFVMDSKEPSASFQEFLQGEVRYTSLAKTFPEIAEQLFEKAEEDAKDRYESYKRMAEMQY, encoded by the coding sequence ATGGCTAAGATTATGAAGACGATGGATGGTAATACTGCAGCGGCTTACGTAGCATATGCGTTTACTGATGTAGCAGCAATATTCCCTATCACACCATCATCACCAATGGCTGAATATGTAGATGTATGGGCTGCAAATGGACAAAAAAATGTTTTTGGACAAACTGTTCAAGTAACTGAAATGCAATCTGAGGCGGGAGCAGCAGGTGCCGTTCACGGATCATTAGCAGCAGGGGCGTTAACAACAACTTTTACAGCTTCACAGGGACTTTTATTAATGGTTCCAAACATGTATAAAATTGCAGGTGAATTGTTACCAGGAGTATTCCACGTAAGTGCACGTGCTATTGCTGGTCATGCATTATCAATATTTGGAGATCATTCAGATGTTATGGCAACTAGACAAACTGGTTTCGCATTATTAGCTTCTGGTTCAGTTCAGGAAGTAGCGGATATCGGAGCAGTTGCTCACTTGGCATCAATTAAATCTAGAGTACCATTTGTACACTTCTTTGATGGATTTAGAACATCACACGAAATCCAAAAAATCGAATTAATCGATTACGAAGAGTATGCAAAATTAACAGACTTCGAAGCGGTTACTGCTTTCAGAAAGAATGCATTAAACCCAGAATCACCTGTAACTAGAGGTACAGCACAAAACCCAGATATTTTCTTCCAAGCAAAAGAAGCTTCTAACCCATTCTATGATGGATTAGGCGATATCGTTGCTGACTACTTAGAGAAAATCTCTAAAGTATGTGGTAGAGAATACAAGCCATTTAACTACTATGGTGCAGAAGATGCAGAAAATGTAATCATCGCTATGGGTTCTGTTACAGAAGCTATTGAAGAAACTGTTGATTACTTGATGAAAAAAGGTGAAAAAGTTGGTTTAGTTAAAGTTCACTTATACAGACCATTCGAGCCTAAATTCTACTTTGATGTATTACCAAGCACAGTGAAAAGAATCGCTGTTTTAGATAGAACAAAAGAACCAGGTTCAATCGGTGAACCATTATTCCAAGACATCAAAACTATGTACTACAACGAAGACGTTAGACCTCTTATCGTAGGCGGACGTTATGGTCTTGGTTCAAAAGACACTACACCATCACAAATCAAAGCTGTATACGACAACTTAAACGCTGCAGAGCCAAAAGATCGTTTCACAGTAGGTATCAATGATGATGTAACAAATACTTCACTAGAAGTTAAAGAAGAAATCGTTACTGCTCCTGAAGGAACAATCAGATGTAAATTCTGGGGTCTTGGATCAGACGGTACAGTTGGAGCTAACAAACAAGCTATCAAAATCATCGGTGACCATACAGATATGTATGCTCAAGGATATTTCTCATATGATAGTAAAAAATCTGGTGGAGTAACTATCTCTCACTTAAGATTTGGTAAAAACAGAATTACTTCAACATACTTGATTTCTAATGCAGACTTCATTTCATGTTCTAAGCAAGCTTACGTAAATCAATACAATTTACTAGAAGGCTTGAAAAAAGGTGGAGCATTCTTGTTAAACACTATCTGGACTCCAGAAGAAGTTGCAGAGAAGTTACCAGCTAGCATGAAGCGTTACATGGCTGAAAACGACATCCAATTCTACACAATCAACGCTACAAAGATTGCTGCAGAAATTGGTTTAGGTCATAGAACTAACATGATCATGCAATCAGCATTCTTTAAATTAGCTGAAGTTATTCCTATGGAAGAAGCTGTAGGCTACTTAAAAGATTCAATCAAAAAAGCTTACGGTAAAAAAGGTGACAAGATCGTTAACATGAACAACGAAGCAGTTGATAAAGGAATCGACGCTTTGGTTAAGATTGACATCCCTGCTGAGTGGGCTAACCTTACTGACGAAGCAGTAGCTTCTGTTGATGCTCCTGACTTCATCAAAAACGTTGTAATGCCAATGAATGGACAAGCTGGAGACAAATTACCAGTATCTACATTCAAAGGTATCGAAGATGGTACATTCCCACAAGGAACAGCTGCTTACGAAAAACGTGGTATCGCTGTTAATGTACCAGAGTGGCAAACAGACAAATGTATCCAATGTAACCAATGTTCATTCGTTTGTCCACACGCTGCTATCAGACCATTCTTATTAGATGACGAAGAAGCAGCTAAAGCTGGCGACGCTCCATTATTGGACGCTAAAGGCAAAGGCTTAGAAGGATTGAAATACAAAATCCAAGTTTCTACACTTGACTGTACTGGTTGTGGTAACTGTGCTGACATCTGTCCAGTAAAAGCTTTAGAAATGAAGCCTCTTGAAACACAAACAGAAGAAATCGATCGTTGGACTTACATGACTGAAGAAGTAAGTGTAAAAGACGACAAGATGACATTAGAAAACGTTAAAGGATCTCAATTTGCTCAACCATTATTCGAGTTCTCTGGAGCTTGTGCTGGTTGTGGAGAGACTCCATACGCTAAAGTTATCACTCAATTATATGGTGACAGAATGATGATCGCTAATGCTACAGGTTGTTCTTCAATCTGGGGTGGATCAGCTCCTGCAACACCATACTGCAAGAACAAAGATGGTAGAGGTCCAGCTTGGGCTAACTCATTGTTCGAAGATAACGCAGAGTATGGTTACGGAATGTTCTTAGCTATCAAACAAATGAGAGCTAGAATCGCAGATCTATTAACAGAATTAGTAGGATTAGACGTACCAGCAGAGCTTAAAGCAGCTGCTCAAGAGTGGTTAGACACTAAAGACAATGGTGCGAAAAATAAAGTTGTTGCAGAGACAGTAAGAGGCTTATTAGCAACTGCTGTTGATGGCAAAGCAAAAGAAATCTTAGCTGAACTTAAAGAAAAAGAGCAATTCTTAGTTAAGAAATCAGTTTGGATCTTCGGTGGAGACGGTTGGTCATATGACATCGGTTACGGTGGATTGGATCACGTATTGGCTTCAAATGAAGACGTTAACGTAATGGTATTTGATACAGAAGTTTACTCAAATACTGGTGGACAATCTTCTAAAGCTACTCCAACAGCTGCTGTAGCTAAATTTGCTGCATCAGGTAAGAAAGTTAAGAAGAAAGATCTTGGCTTAATGGCTACAAACTACGGATACGTATATGTAGCACAGGTTGCTATGGGAGCTAACAAAAATCAATTCATGAAAGCATTGATTGAAGCAGAAAGCTACCAAGGACCATCACTAATCATCGCTTACGCTCCATGTATCAACCACGGACTTAAAGATGGTATGGGTAAAACTCAACATAGAGAAAAACAAGCTGTAGATGCTGGATACTGGCATTTATACAGATACAATCCATTGCTTAAAGCAGAAGGCAAGAACCCATTTGTTATGGATTCTAAAGAGCCAAGCGCAAGCTTCCAAGAATTCTTACAAGGAGAAGTTCGTTACACTTCACTTGCTAAGACATTCCCAGAGATTGCAGAGCAATTGTTTGAAAAAGCAGAAGAAGACGCTAAAGATCGTTATGAGTCTTACAAGCGTATGGCAGAGATGCAGTACTAA